AAGACGGATTAATTTTGTTACTACGaagttaaaacaaattatttaaatattcgagTGTTTGTCAAAAGTGAATCAATGATTCAAATATAAAGTGTTGCATATTTTGCATTAGAACAGTTTGAAAATCTTGCTCTAAGCAAGCAAAACGCATTTTTTTCCATAATCGGAACGTGAAATCAAAGCGTACGGGCGTCAGATCAGACGGCAGCCAAATTAAGGAACAAAGCTAAAATGGTGTGAAAATATTACCGGAGACCGGGTTTTTAGTGTGCATCGGTCGTTTTTAGCTGAGTGATTTCGTTAATTTTGCGTTTTCATTTTCaagatttgttttatttagatTGTGTTAATTTTAAGGAATCTCTTCGatttttcacaattaatacGTTTCACATATATACCAGTATATAAACAAAAGGCTAAGGTAAGTCTACAAACATATGAGTACTTCCTTATTTACAActatgcacatatgcatgtacatatgtacggaTATTGATATGTGGTATTAGGTAAATATTGCTTGCATATGTAGCAATTGAAAgtcatttgtattatttttacttctttGTTGATTTATTGACGCACTAAGTGCCATTGACCGCTGAAAGTTCTTTGCCACATGCAGATGTTGCTTTGGTTTGTTTGCCAAACCATATTAAAAAggtttaatttagtaaaaaaaaattcgattaaaAATTATCTTGAATAATATTTCAACTAATATTAATGCTATATTAAGTTGCTAACATATTAAGTTGCCACCCCCTCGCTGTAGTAAGCTACAAACACaacatatgcaaaatttttttttaatatgtctagaactatgttaatatatttgtaatacctaaaaatttttaaaatattaaaatttatattaatcaCCTTTTTAAGAACtcataaattttactttcactTGTAGTTATGTCATCAACCGCcagcaaaagaaaagaaatcTACAAGTACTTAGCGCCATGGCCGCTATATTCAATGAATTGGAGTGTTCGTCCCGACAAACGCTTCCGTTTGGCGTTAGGTAGTTTTATAGAGGAGTACAACAACAAGGTGCAAATTATCAGCCTCGATGAAGATACCAGCGAATTCAGTGCTAAGAGGTATTTGGGAAgatattgcattttatttatatataaatacatttcttaTTTATTCCACAGCACTTTCGACCATCCATACCCCACGACGAAAATTATGTGGATACCAGATTCCAAGGGAATCTATCCTGACTTACTAGCAACCAGCGGTAATATACTAAACTCCGACATATTTGTTATGTAACCATTATtaacatataatttttgaattgcAGGTGACTACTTGCGCGTTTGGCGTGCTGGTGAACCCGACACACGACTAGAATGTATacttaataacaacaaaaatagtgaTTTCTGCGCACCACTGACATCTTTTGACTGGAATGAAGTAGACCCGAATTTAGTTGGTACCTCATCCATCGATACGACGTGCACAATCTGGGGTCTAGAAACAGGGCAACCCCATGGACGAGTCTATGTATCTGGACATGTTAAAACACAGTTGATTGCGCACGACAAAGAAGTCTACGACATAGCCTTTTCGCGCGCCGGCGGTGGACGCGACATGTTCGCATCGGTGGGCGCCGACGGCTCCGTACGAATGTTTGATCTGCGACATTTAGAACATTCGACCATTATTTATGAGGTAAGAGGCAGtccatatttttgtttttgcttataactttaatttatttcaattactgTGATTAGGATCCAACGCATACGGCTTTACTACGTTTAGCATGGAATAAACAGGACCCAAATTATTTGGCCACAGTGGCGATGGATTCATGTGAGGTTATTATTTTAGATGTTCGTGTTCCTTGTACACCAGTTGCAAGACTGAGCAATCATAGAGCGTGCGTTAACGGTATTGCGTGGGCGCCGCACaggtaatttttgttgttgtttttttttaattgtgacAAACAGCAATCCAATTGGAAAATGCATACTAATTGGTTTTTCCGACAGTTCCTGTCACATATGCACTGCCGGTGATGATCACCAAGCACTGATCTGGGATATTCAACAAATGCCGCGGGCGATTGAAGATCCGATATTAGCGTACACAGCCGCCGAAGGCGAAGTGAATCAAATACAATGGGGCGCGACACAGCCCGATTGGATAGCGATTTGCTATAAGAAAGCATGTGAAATACTGCGTGTCTAGAAGAGGCGTACGTTAGCTTCGAATATACGcatgcgcacatacatacgtcGACGCCTCACATtttcaacagcaacaaaaacaacaacaacaacaaacaaaatttctgtAGCGCCTCTGACGTTAATTACAAGTATAgttacttataaatatttttgagtttgaCAGTTGCGCAACAAATGTAAACACATCAATCCAGCGGCGTTGTTTTGCAGCTAGACTTGCTAAGTTtgttcattttattcaaatatgtaattgcctgtatttatttgctttagttTCTAATACACAGATATAACTTTTAAGTTTAACTTAAGCTTAGCAAAaggaaaaatacacacaaataaaaattggatactgtttttattttgcaaaattctaattctcttttttcacttttgtttacgcacacacccacatacatacatgcaaaaaaaAGCGTTATGCACATAATGAAAATCGTCATTTGTAagctgtttatatttttatatttgcaaacaaatcCGCCTGTATGTGACAGCTGTCAACTGACCTTAACGTTGTGCTGtccgttatttttgtttacgcTGACAAACCGACAACTAACGTATGCAATACTGAATCTGAATCTGCAACTGATCAATGTATGCCTGTGCAGCAGTCAACagtgctgtgtgtgtgtgtgtgtgtgtggcagcgTGTATAACACTAAACCATTTGTAATTTAACATTTCATTGCATCTACTGCATTTCTTACCGATTACTGCAATTGACGTACACTAGATGTATGACATACAGAcatcagacatacatacatacagatgacAGTGTCACAAAAGCGATCAAgctataaaaaaaggaaaagcgAAGCAGTGGAAAAGTGACTAAACCTAAAATTAGCCTAGCAATACGAactatacatttatacatacataacatgaGCCAGAGCCACATCAATAGAACTGATTACAACTTACTAAAACTAATTATTACTTACTcgtaaatgcaataaaaacaaaaaagcaaaaaacaaatagtatatatatacatacatacatatatatataattctaattttctttatatattatatcagCAATGCGAACCGAATCGAAACGTAAAAGTAAATGAACTACACACACACGaagaagtaaataataaaaaataagagcaaataaaaatagGTGCACAGACTaagtaataaatatgtagagtaACTGAAATTTCAAATGGTAACATTAACagtaacaaaacaacaacaacaaaaaccattcaaaataaaaagaaatacaatttaacaatattttgcgaGAGAGAAAACAAGATTGTTGCCAAAACCAAatgagtaaataaaaataataagcaaaaacacaagaaacaaaagacaaaaacaaaagcaaaaacaaacaaatcaacaaaagGATGCAAACAAATTCAAATACACATGACTAGCAACTAAAGACATAGAATAGGAGTGCTccctaacaacaacaacaaaatgaacaACCACCTGCTAAACAACAAATAAGAgatgtgtatgtaaatttataaaaataaaataaaaagttcatcgaatgtatgtactatattttcGCATATACATTACTTACAAAAGGTTTCGTCAATAAATTTTGAAGTCCAAAGACTGTTATCATttaaaataacacaatttttttcagaagatgttttttatttcaatttctatttttatgttatttaaaaaaattttattattttttttttaattcatttatattatGTGTATACATTCATGCAgctcttatatatacatacatacatatatgtacatatgttcatttccatttaaaatttttaaatatacatatttgaattaattttttgtttaaaaattttgcggaatttaaaaaatggcgaaatattttgaatcagtttgtatttcgaatttttttttcaaaaataacatttattcacttcaactataaatttatacacatatacatatatgtacaaatgtacatacatatacatatttatgtatgaacaatatttttttatatactttttctacttttggaaaaaaattgaaattttcttgcAACTGAactaagtttttcaaaaataaaggaaattgtattataattattttcaaattccaaacaattttttttcaactactcaaaaaaaatttatatttacattatgtacataattacatacttttctgaaattttgaaaacaataataattagaaTTTTCATTACTACTGAAAAAATACACTGAAGATTTGATAACttcgaattttaaaaatgttttcgaatacCTAAAAATCCAACTACGTAAAAATGATAACTTTGGCTAatttcaaatagaaatttatatttattttatgcaattatgtacatatacatatgtatatttatatatttctcaaattttgagaacaaaaataattagatTTTTCTTTGCTACTGGAAAAACCACTAAATTTAATAAGAATTGAGGTTATTTTTAGCACGAAAATTAAATAACAGttaatttcgaattaaaaaaaaatttgaataagaTGGATTCAAGCTTgatgaaatttattaattaaaaaaattaatttttttcaacaaagttTCTTATCGTATTGATTTTTGTAAccaatttaaaagtatttacatatgtatgtacatacatacatacatacattgatatgtatttgtacatGTTCATATATTGGCACCAGTTACATTCAAAAGCATTcaactgtttatttattaatttcaatgatttttatGTTGATTCAACGCtaagtatttttttcgaaattaacttcgatttttttttcattttaaatatgcaaaatagataaaattatgtgtattaaatgttatttaatttcgagttttaaaaaataaaatttcgaataagATGAACCCAAGCTTGATAAAATTCATTAGTTATGGATTTTTTCAATTAAGCTATGCATGTAAATAAAGTTCCCCATTGTATTGATTTCTGtaagcaatttaaaaaatatatgtacatagtatgcaTATATTGGAACCAGTTACTTTTAAATGCAGCAAAccgtttatttattaatttcaatgatttttgtgttgtttcaacgttaaatatatttttcgaaattaacttCGAATTTTGTGCAACGCCATTAAACCGTATATTTTCATCCTAAAGCTTATTATAAAAGTTATCAGGTGTCCATGGCACACAGAGTTTGAAATTATtagagtaattaaaaaaaaaaaaacattttaaaaattttgtttaaaactttttttaatattatttgaaatcaaatatttaaatattttttgcaaccaAAATATAACAAGATTTTCTTTTTACCGTTTTACTATGAACTAACTAAAGACAACACGTATACAGTGTCTATTACAGATGTCATAGCATACATTTTGGCGCGCAACCGAATAGACTACATTAGACGGTAGAGCTCATATGGTAATGTAGGATTTCAGTTGCTTATTACGTTTGTATTCAGTTTTCATTATTTCTGAAagtaatttatcaaaaaaatcgcACCATTGCAACTTTCGAACAACCCTAATGCGTCACACGCATAgtcataacaacaataaaataccGAAAAAAATTCTCACGCACATtctacaagcatacatacatacatacatacatacataaatgtaaattagTATAACcgctgtatatatacataactgcaATAAGATTTATAGCATAGCcaagccatacatacatacatacaaacatactcatGCATACATAAACTTCGAGTAAAATAAATCACCGAAAaaattaagtacatatttattttgtatgaagaaaattaaaaacaaaaaaaaaacagaacaaaaaatattaaattaaatttagcattAAGAAGCAATCGAAatgtagaagaagaagaagaacaggaCAAAATCTAAACAAGATAGGAGAAGATTAACAACTCAAATTCAAAGTTGATTTCAAACGAATATTTTACGCCTTCAGATATCAGTATGTTAAAGAGATACAGACctactttacattttttacaaaagcaaaccgaaaaccaaaaacaaaaacaaaagcaaaacaaacaaaaatgcaagaaatagatgaaatctattatttttatgaGTATGACTACAAGCaagaagcaaaaataaaagcagtgcgaaaaacaaaagacaaaagcaaaaatgaaaataaaacaaattacaacaacaacagttgctTAGAAAGCGGCAAGCAAAAgatgtgaaattaatttttaattgcaatttttaaagcaataatttattatatataaaggaTCGGTAGCAAGAACAACATTtttgattacaaaaacaaaagcaaaaaatacaataaaagtaagcagttaagcaaaaataaccaaataacaagaacaagtgcagctgaatttataattttctaaaggAAATCAAACAAAAAGACACAGACCAATGAAGAAGGGGGTAACAAAACACATGAAAAACgtatattaaaaacacaaaaaaaaccaaaaaaaaaaaattattattatatatagaaTTCGCAATACTTCACAGactcacactcacacatatgtatatatgtatgtgcatgtgcatatgtatgtatgtgcagtcGCATAACAGGACATCAaaagcaaaatttgaaattttcatttcacataCACCCACACCGAAAGGACACCAGGCGCCTCATaaaagtatgtaaatacatatgtagactcGTAAAAGgatttaatatgtaaaaattaatatgaaattgCGTATTTTTCACAATCgcaatacaaacatacaaacgaacatgcatatttatataaatacaatggGTTCCAACAACGTACACAAACAATTCtccaagtacatacatatatataaaatatatatataacggtAGTTGTACGAACACAATTACTCACTGTACTGTAAGAATCTACAAGCATAAAATCATACAAaccaacaaacatacatacatacatacatagaaatgaGTACTACCCtttcaagaaataaaagaaatgcgatttttatttaaaaaaatatatattaaaccGTTTTTATTTACTATGTGCGAGGGTAATGTATAGTTCAATCGATGAGCTCGGGAAGGTCTGCATGTTCAGTGCtgcaaatattttctatatccACGGCTGCCTTCAATTCCATTTTGCTGCGAAAGAAAGGAGGCGAAATTAATCCAAAGTTTCACTGAACCTAAATTGTTAACTGAAACTAAACTTTAAACTACAAATTAACGGAAATCGAAAGTAGTGGCTTGAGgtcttgaaaattaaatttcctttTACTAGTGttcaggaggatggagtcatgtgaaaattctctgattgccattcacttgggagtggccagaaacgattcgtttacatatgactcaagcagctcacgacggaagagaaggatgatgtgaccaagacgccttctatgagcgcttggagcgcacctatgagagctgccccgacTTTAACGCTTGGGAGGACAAAGAAGGTATcattggcacaacggtcggtaaatttagCCTCCATGAGGAAACatacccaaatgggttgaggctgatcgaccggggcccgaaatatggttatatgtattatagtactagattccagcatagaaaaattcaccaagctactCGGCTAGCTCTGGATCGAAAAGCCCccaaccaaatcgatcatgttgtgatagatggaagacacgtctccagtgttttagacgtgcgtacgctctgaggtactaacatcgactcggaccactatcgggatcgggaaggacctctccgagttgttcgataccaaacgaagttcaAGACAAGTCGACACTCTatggtgcgacttcttcaatctactgctggagaaaataattcgagctgtagaacttaatcgagcaggtacaatcttctataagagtaccGATGGTATTAATATCCTTGATCTCATCATgtttttctgctttctccagactggataaggaagcgaagcagatgggtctggtagtgaacgagggcaagacgaaatatctcctgtcatcaaacaaacagtcgtcgcactcgcgacttgactcccaTGACACTGTTGACACTCATAAATTCGAAGTCGTACAAcgttagcctcgaaatccaacttgccaacaggtgttacttcggactgagtagacaattgggaagtaaagtcctctctcgacgaagaaAGACAaactacaagtcactcatcatccccgttctgctatatgatgcagagacatggacatctgacaacatctgatgagtcggcgttacgagttttcgggagaaaagttctgcggaagatttattgtcctttgcgcattagccacggcAAAATATCGCATTcgtggaacaatgagctgttcGACAtatggttcagcgaattaagagacagcagctacgctggctagttcAGGTCGACCGAATGattaaaacactccagctctcagaatattcgacgcagtacccgtggagggaagcagaggaagaggaagacgtaCAAGAAAAGTAATCAGAGACCCATAGTAACTAAGATTGATAACACTAGTTAAAACTGAATAAGAGACGTATTCATCTTAGTTAGGAAATTCTGAATACTTGAAAGTTTTAAAGGTTATAATAATTATTGGAAAGGAATAAATAGTAAACGGACTATAAAGTATGGGACAGCAGAAGCCCAAGATAAAAATTAGGGCAATTATAAACAAAGGATTAGATTAACTgttctgaaataaaaagaacGACTCCGTTGATTGCGCATAAAAACGATTGGAGAGCAACTTTACTTTACCTTAGTTCACAAAAGACTCCAAATCGGGCACAGAATAAAAAGGGTAGGACTAAACTGTTGGTATATACGAAAAAAATCGTCGAATAGTTGGACCGATTTTCTTTTCAAACACaactaaattaatataatattatataacaattaCCCATTCTTTTCCTGAGGCTTTGGATTAACGATCTTATAATCTGTAAAGAAAAATGGGattaatatgtgacctggtctacgaaaagggggctaacgtgcaaaaactagttttctgggaaaagctgttaaaaataatcgtcagtttctcgttatctcattaattgttctccttttttttgacacctaagcccccttttcgtagaccaggtcacatatattattattcaaaattgcGCTCGAAAAAGTTTACGTCTAAACTTAAAAAGTTCTGAGCTCCAAGCATTCAAAGCCGACGATATCTATCGAATTCTTGAAGATAAGAAATTGTAGCTTGAGAATTATCTAGCTGAATAAAGAAACTATTATATTCGAAAAATGAATGCTTAAAGATCAACTTAATATCACTTCGAAAAACATGgctttaaaatacaaaacttgaCTGTCCCTAGAAACCATTAATACATAAGTAGGTCTAAAGAGTTTTACCTGATTTTTTTGGTCGCAGTCTGAGTATCTCTCTGGCGTGCAACTTCGGCATGGTTACTAGCAAATAGCCAGTTATCTGCGAACGCTTGACGCTTGCCTCGGTTATATTAATCTCCTCAGAGAAtgacatttggaaaattttcccTTTCACTGAAACCCGCACATAATTCGACTCGACATCCACTTGTATCTGTGATGTGTCCAAATATCTGCAAATTAAATTAGATACTTTAAGCTAGCATATAAAAGCAATTGTTAAATCAGACACTAACTTGTAAACCCCGAGCTCCAGTATGTACTCATTGCATTCGTCCTTCAAATTAAAAGGCAATTTCGGTTGATTAAGATTGTAGGGACGGCCGCAGGGCGCAAAGAGTGTTACTGTACGACGCACTGGCTTTTCCTGCTCCGCCGCCTTATTCTTCTCTCGTCCCAATTTATGATATTTGGCAATATCCATGCGTGTCTCGGGGCAATGCTCACTTTTGGTGTCCCAAAACTTTTTCAAACGACTGTCTTCATCGTCGATTTGCGCCATTTCGCTCTCCAATTGCGCTTTCTTCTCAGCAACACGCAATTTTTGCTCGTCCCGTTGTATGAAGTAATCAGCTTGCTTCTGTATAATAACAGCACGATAGACGGAGAGGGACTTTTGCGCCTGCAACTTTTCGGAGATTTTGATCTCCTCACAATCCAATCGATTCAATTGCGGCAGCGTGGCCATCACGTAATCTCTATAATGTGGGTAGTCACAACACGGATTGCCAGTGAGTATGAGCTCGCGTAGATTGTAGTTGCCCTTCAGGCACTCGATCGATGTGAGCTCACCAATGAAATTCAAAGTTAAATCTAATTTGTTGAGCGCCTCGAGTGCCTCGAGATTTTCGACACGTTCTATATTATTGATGGCCAAGTTTAGGTATTCTAGTTTCTTCAATTTGTGCAGATTCTCTATTTTGCCAATGAGGTTCGATTGTAGCAGCAAAATCTTCAGATCGCGACACCAATTCTGCAAATGCTCGATGCGCTCAATGTCTTCCTGATGCAGCGACAGTTCTTCCAGTGTGCTGATGAGGCATTCATTATGTTCGGATTTCTTGCGCACCAATTCTTCGGTGACTGCAGTGTTAGGTGTTGCATTTTTAGTACCGTTATTATGACAAATTTGCTTTTTGAACTTACTCTGAACCATTGCTGCGAAAAGGTGATGACTTCACTCAAGTTTTGATAAAATGATTGttgcataaacaaattttcacttcaaaaaaagCGAATATGAGTGAGTTCACGTTCCCttgacaacaaaaaaataataagttttaacCCTTACATAACCTTACAATATTGTTGAGTAAGGCAGTTTCTTGTGCCTCAGGAGTACTTCGGCTCcattttgtaacattttggttAAAATCAACATCTTGACAAAAGAGAAGGTTAGATATTTGATCGGAATATTGCTTTATCTCAAAATTCTTTCAACaagtcatatatatgtatagtctGTGTAGAGAGTACTGTTTTGGAACCAGTTAAGGGTAAGGGCGCTCTTCAAATCAATTTTCAAATTGGAAGATGCCCTTCGAAGCTCAGTAAACAGTGGGCTAATACAATTATGTGTaaaataagataagataaatataTGAGGATTGCACTGGACCTTAGTTTTATTGTGCCCTCTCCCAAGTCACAACGACCCATCTAGTCctagcatattgataaattctaACATATTGCTAGGTTCTAGTGAGGCGATGTGACCCCTATATGGATATTTGGACCCAAGGGCCTTTATCCTGCATCTGCAGAATGCTATGCAATCAATTttcaggtgttctggagttttaGACTCTCAGTATGGAATGCAGCAAGCAGCCTGAGTCGGTCACTTGagaggttgattacatattaaaaaatgttgaagtttACACCACCCATTAGCAAAttggcatggcgcatgccttgaagttgttgccaatacctcCCTCCTTCTTAGTTGCGAAGCAGCTCTTTTATGGTATGAGGAACCACCACCTTGAAGGGTTCAGCTCCTACCATGTTAGTGGATGCTGCGAAGCGAGCTTGCTCATTAGCCGGTTCATTCCCAGCTACACTTTTGTGACTTGGCACCCTGATGAGGTGCACTTTGTTCCGTTCCGCTGGACTATTCGACCGTTCTTTACACTCCTGCACCAGTAGCGATTTGAGGCAGAACTTTCTTTAAGTGCACCTTGACTGTGGCTAAGTATGGTTAGACTCCTGTTGAGTATGTAACAAGTAAGGAGAGTTTGGTGCGTGAGACTCCTGCACCAATTCCttctgacgttttcgagccgtcgttGTACCACTCGATTTTAGTATCCCAGTAGCTCGGGAGTGGAATCATTCGGTTCAGCCTTTCTGCTAAGGGTGACCTTGAACTTCTTGGTGAAGTTAAAccttttggtaatgctgtccctTGGG
The DNA window shown above is from Bactrocera tryoni isolate S06 chromosome 4, CSIRO_BtryS06_freeze2, whole genome shotgun sequence and carries:
- the LOC120775356 gene encoding DDB1- and CUL4-associated factor 7, with protein sequence MSSTASKRKEIYKYLAPWPLYSMNWSVRPDKRFRLALGSFIEEYNNKVQIISLDEDTSEFSAKSTFDHPYPTTKIMWIPDSKGIYPDLLATSGDYLRVWRAGEPDTRLECILNNNKNSDFCAPLTSFDWNEVDPNLVGTSSIDTTCTIWGLETGQPHGRVYVSGHVKTQLIAHDKEVYDIAFSRAGGGRDMFASVGADGSVRMFDLRHLEHSTIIYEDPTHTALLRLAWNKQDPNYLATVAMDSCEVIILDVRVPCTPVARLSNHRACVNGIAWAPHSSCHICTAGDDHQALIWDIQQMPRAIEDPILAYTAAEGEVNQIQWGATQPDWIAICYKKACEILRV
- the LOC120774502 gene encoding protein tilB, producing MVQITEELVRKKSEHNECLISTLEELSLHQEDIERIEHLQNWCRDLKILLLQSNLIGKIENLHKLKKLEYLNLAINNIERVENLEALEALNKLDLTLNFIGELTSIECLKGNYNLRELILTGNPCCDYPHYRDYVMATLPQLNRLDCEEIKISEKLQAQKSLSVYRAVIIQKQADYFIQRDEQKLRVAEKKAQLESEMAQIDDEDSRLKKFWDTKSEHCPETRMDIAKYHKLGREKNKAAEQEKPVRRTVTLFAPCGRPYNLNQPKLPFNLKDECNEYILELGVYKYLDTSQIQVDVESNYVRVSVKGKIFQMSFSEEINITEASVKRSQITGYLLVTMPKLHAREILRLRPKKSDYKIVNPKPQEKNGKMELKAAVDIENICSTEHADLPELID